One Helicoverpa armigera isolate CAAS_96S chromosome 12, ASM3070526v1, whole genome shotgun sequence DNA window includes the following coding sequences:
- the LOC110383984 gene encoding uncharacterized protein LOC110383984, translated as MRSLILLFLSLFAPKGECDLLRDSVHVTSAAARPNNELWCYKCLAELPDDRCADLRHNNSALIHKCHNDRRMCMVKRFSFTTSTENSTTLPKMWALERNCTKHCEPGCIVIGERTKLYACTSCCTTSLCNYGSGAEETVFDIFTVAIALLLISL; from the exons ATGCGCTCTCTGATACTGCTCTTCTTGTCATTATTCGCTCCAA AAGGCGAATGCGACCTTCTTCGAGACAGTGTCCACGTGACATCAGCAGCAGCCAGGCCCAACAATGAGCTGTGGTGCTACAAGTGTCTGGCTGAGCTGCCCGATGACCGCTGTGCTGATCTGCGGCATAATAACTCCGCGCTCATACATAAGTGCCACAACGATAGAAGGATGTGCATG GTAAAACGATTCTCCTTTACTACATCAACGGAGAATTCCACGACGTTGCCAAAAATGTGGGCGTTGGAACGCAACTGTACCAAGCACTGCGAGCCAGGGTGCATCGTCATCGGCGAACGCACCAAGCTCTATGCCTGCACTTCTTGCTGCACCACTTCACTATGCAACTACGGCTCAGGAGCTGAAGAAACCGTATTCGATATATTCACTGTAGCAATAGCACTCCTCTTAATATCATTATGA